The following is a genomic window from Nicotiana tabacum cultivar K326 chromosome 3, ASM71507v2, whole genome shotgun sequence.
TacacatttaggaatcacctacgTAAGTGTGAAGTATAAGCCGCTTCAGGGAGAATTCTGTAaagccaattctctacgcacttatgagatcaggcggtgttcatggctaaaacgaacacaacaatgagaaccaaaagacggttaagggttggttgtgtgacataTGGTTGtttaggtatacactaaagttcgacggttcaaagatatcaaatctaccgattgaccgagtatatccgacatatgttcactacggaaagttcaaaaggaaacctacttatccagatgcaattaatccttacttgcaaaatcccatagctttcatctatgatctttcttgatacagtcattcccattcatgtgggggattgttggactttaagccattgggctttaaagtagaagaagtgtgaattggaaatggagggaaataatatggagggaaaatgaaaaatttgaagaagtgaacttttgtcttgcactttgtccctcatttgTGAGGGACAACCACATTTGTGTGCTTATGTATAGaatcacttcttaaagctcttaaaaggagttgaagagaatgaaccatcgcgccgtcgtcgtcgtcgctcgctcggctcggctttggatttggatttggatttggatttggatttggatttgtaaaatgatcgataagattatattttggacaaaatttatttaattatttaataattaattaaatgccaagTCACTGCTGAAAATACGCTAGAATCTTGCTGAAGATTCAGAGGGGCAGGCAGATTCAGAGAGCCTATCTGatcgcggttctgccgcggtcagCGTATTCTTCTGAAAAGGCATCTtttccagacacctcttctgataattgcctataaattctgaggcaaggctCCATTTTCTACATACGAAAAACACTccagaacttctttctttctgaatacactgcatcctaattcgcagtctctttctctcaaattcgtaagtgtgattttgctccgttctttgagttcgttggtatcctacagtttgtattgccactgttgcaggaaggtttattccgttttatcctgagaggatttaatccattaccttggcaacgtgtgagggggttaaaattccttaaggacgcacaagaaaattgtggactcggaatatttctgattctttattgttttctagatttctttattcttctaacagttttgtttcatatttttgttttaacACAGTAACGCTCACAAGAATTACTTGCAACCCAATCTCTTGACTCGGTATTTCAGCTAGCAATTAATTGCAGTATATTTTACCTAATAAAACAAGTTTGTAAACAAGATAATATAAACTTTAGAGAGACGTACGATGATGAGGCAAACTGTTAAGTACCtagtttttagtttttctattaaatttacAGGAGAAGATGAACATCACATGAGAAGAAAGCTACTGGCTAAGCATTTGCCTATACTGATTAGACAAGAAATAGGAATATAATGCTTTAGAGCGCACTcacaaaagaaaaagatgaaaaattggaaaaaagcAGAGTAATGGTGGATACTTACACTTCAATTGAGTAGTATTAAGTTTCTACTACAAAATTTCAAACTGaaatattcttatttttcaaCGGCTTAACTTGGAAAGGAAACTGAAAAGACGATGAACAAAAAAGAACCACGCAGCTGCCAGCAAATTAGAACATTTTTAAAGGAAGCAGGCATGACTCGTACGTGAGGCGTAGTGAGAAAAGAATATAACAACTTTCTAGTTTTGTTTAATTCATATATAAAACTAGTGGAACTAAGATTCTTTTTTAACGTTAGAGACGCTGTTTGTAGCAGACAATTAATTTTTACGACTAATGCGATTTGCGGTCTCGAAGATTAATGGTTGAATAAATCCAAATAATTATCACGATGACGATTGAAATGGGTTTTTGTGAAAAGATATAGTATCACTTGGTGAAAAAATACATCTTGTTAACTTATACAATACAAGCCCTTGCATACAAACCATTACAAAGACGACGCAATTATTCATGAATGAGTGTCTAGTAATAATAAGACCAAAATGACCTGTGTGAAGCTGGATTAATTCCAAACTTTATAACGAGAGCCAATATCACTAATTGTAGAAGTCCTACTACTTTGTTGGATATTGCAAGTGTTATTGTCTACATAATTAGTTAGTAAATCTCGTGTGAGGACAATATATTAATAATTCTCACATTTGAAAAAGTAGAAGGTGTTGACATGACATGACAATTATTTGTGAAAAGAATCAGGGACCAGCATTAGCTAGGATCAAGACATACACATATACTATTAAACTAACGGATTCAGAAAATCTAAGAGTTAATGCTGCAGTGCTTTTCATGCCTTGCACTGAGCACTGGCAGTATTATTACAAAAGGAATTGTTTCTTAGCTTGTTCACAATCTCTATGATTCGTGCTCAGAGAATCTCTAATAAAAACCAATTAACAACGTGAAACCCAATTCTTAACCAGGGAGAGTGTTAGGTGgttaaaagacaaaggaaaaatcaGAATGGTGAGTGTGGGCATTTTGTCGCGTAACGGAAGTGGAGATGCTTGAGGTACCACTACAATGACACACGATTGCTCGTTGCGGCACACGCACGCACTTGGCGACGGCGACGCTAGACTCGGCTTCGCGCTGGTTTCCTTTCTTATCCCTATGCCACCCTTTTCTACCCTCTTTATTAATGCCACGTTAATTTCTGCTTCTGGCACATCAAATCAACATTGGATTTTTGGAATGAGACAGGGACATATTATTGGAGGATGATCTTGACAAAAAGCCAATGTTCCTTTCAAGGAGTGGGAGGAATATATGTTGTTTGGCTAGTTTACGTTCACTCGCTCTTACTAAACGATTAATATTTCTCACAAGACTTAGATTAATAGGAACAAAATATTTACCTAAACCTTTGGTTTTATATGATTTCACCCACATCATTAATCATTAGACCCCTTCATTAACAATAGGCCATGTTTTTAAATTAGCTACTTTGATATCAACTACAATAACCATCCTTATATAACTGGATTCATCTTGGAAATCTTGATGAGAGTGGCTTGTATCATTAGTCTCATCAAATGTTCTTTTCAATGTTGCATCACACTTCCTGTTTTCGTGGACTTCAATGGCTCGCTCCGAAAGAGATGAACGGTATTCTTTATTAGTAAAATGAAAGCCACTTATGTTGTCTTGTTACCAAAGTAGAAAGCTGGGGAAGACAACCGTAATTTGGACAGTGTTATTGTGTTACTActtatttttgaaagtttccctttcataaaaaataaaaaaaatcaatgtaGTCGAAGGGTTGTCCTCAATCAACGAGCGATAGattcataaaaaatataaaacacAGAGAAAAACGTTACTGCATTTGCACCAAAAAAGTAACAGGAAGGATCAAAGTACAGTCGAACCTCTCTATAACATCCTCGTATGTaacgaatatttttggatgttatagcgaagtactgttatatagaacatatattataacataacataaaaattggttccgaaaaagCTTGgctttatagtgaagtgttgttatatagggatgttgttatagagaggtgtAACTGTACTTAATTTTCTTAGTGTTAATTTTGGATATccgttatttatttttcaaaagaaaaaattcaAATATTCTAAATTACAGTAAGATAAATATAAAACCTTCAAAATAATTATCGTCCAAGAGACAGGGAAAAAAAGTTAGTCTTAGTCTCACGCTCTCCCTGTTCTTCCCCTCATCACTAAATAAGAAAAAGTCAATGGATCATTTTTGCTTCTATgtcaaattaagaaaaaatccTATTAGATCTATTTTATTAGGACTTATTTCATTCAAATTACCAGGAAAAATGATTTCTCAGATCTAGAGGTTATGTCCTTTACCACTTACTAAACTAAGAAGACTTTGATAAATCCAAGATTATAAATTTAACATCGATAAATAAACATAATTCCAATTATAGTTGCTATACTTTTGGCTTTACattgtgtttttattttttagcaaacttcatactcatttcaaagtgggaaaaagggaaaaaaataaaaggagaaaggAAAATAGGCGTGCAAATAGAAAGCAGTAGCGTAATGGTAGTTTTCAAAGAATCATTCGTCTTATCGTCTGAAAAGAAAAACCAGAAAAAGATCCAAAACCAAAACCCTCCACTATAAAACAACATAACTTCCCACAAACCGAACTCACCTGTAACTTTTAACCGCTAATATCCTCTTTACCGATTTCTCTTCTAAATGCCTCCACACGATGACGAACAGCAACAATTGCTAGCCAACCGATTACTCGAAGAAACAGCCTACGACTACTCCGACAAAGTCCATATCATCGGAGTCGACGAACACGACGGTGAAGATTTCACCCAAGTTCCTCCTTTTTCTTGGAAAAAGCTATGGCTTTTCACTGGGCCGGGTTTTTTAATGAGCATAGCGTTTTTGGATCCGGGAAACCTTGAAGGAGATCTTCAGGCCGGTGCAATCGCTGGGTACTCTCTGTTATGGCTACTATTTTGGGCTACGGCTATTGGGCTACTTATTCAGCTTTTATCGGCTCGTTTGGGAGTGGCCACCTCTAGACATTTGGCTGAGCTGTGTAGGGATGAATATCCTACATGGGCTAGGTTGCTTTTGTGGATCATGGCTGAATTGGCTTTAATTGGGGCTGATATTCAAGAGGTTATTGGCAGTGCGATTGCTATTAAGATTTTGAGTCGAGGATTCTTGCCTCTTTGGTCTGGTGTTGTCATTACTGCTCTTGATTGGTATCTTCTTTTTCCCTCTCTTGTCTCCCTTTTAGAAATTGGagctatattatattatgaatTACATTGTTTTAGACATTTGTAAGCTTTGATCTTTAACTTCATAACTGCCTTTAGTTATAGCATATTTAATACAAGAAATTCATATCAGCTTCTTGGAGCTTTGTTTTTTGTTAGTTTTTGTTTTTGACATTTGAAAGCTCTGACCTTTAACTTCATAATGTCTTAGTTATAACATAGTTAATATAAGTAATTCATTTAAGCTTCTGGTTAACAAAAGGGCTCTGCTTGTCGCTTATTTTCATTGTGTAACTTCTCAAGGCTACTTGTTTATTCTtgaacataattattgaagaaggagaagaaatgGTTATGCTTTTGCTAGGTCAACTAATTAAATAGTGATAACTAAGAAGATGCAACCCCTTACAACACCATTATGTATCCGAGTATAGTGTTCTCAACTAATAATATTTTATAATGGTCCATAAAATGGATAaagaggattcatatagctgatGAGTTGAACGattgactttttaaaaataatggTCTTCATCCAGGGTTCATTCTATGTTATGCTGACTTAGGAACCATGTGTCAttctccatttttttttaaaataaattattttccctttttctttgaaTGAAGACGCACAATAACTATTCAACTGACTGTAAAATTGTCTATTGAGCTCAAGATCCGCCTTTATGATTCGACCCTTTTCTCATGCAGCTTTATATTCTTATTTCTTGAGAACTATGGTGTGCGAAAGCTGGAAGCACTCTTTGCCGCCCTTATTGCAGTTATGGCATTCTCATTTGCATGGATGTTTGGAGAAACAAAACCTAATGGAGTTGAACTTCTTGTTGGTGAGAAAATTCATCACCAAAAAACTGCCATTTTAAGTGGTATCCAAATCATAAACCATTTGTATGCATGGTCTTAAACCTTATCAATTTTGACTGCAGGTATCGTGGTTCCAAAATTGAGCTCCAAAACAATAAAGCAGGCAGTAGGAATTGTAGGGTGTGTTATCATGCCGCACAATGTGTTTCTGCATTCTGCTCTAGTGCAGTCCAGAGAGATTGACCACCATAGAGTTGGAAGAGTTCGAGAAGCACTCAAATACTACTCCATAGAGTCGACAGCTGCCTTGACAATTTCATTCATTATCAATCTTTTTGTCACAACAGTGTTCGCGAAGTCATTTTATGGTAGTGAAATAGCCAATAGCATTGGCCTAGAAAATGCAGGTCAATATCTTCAGGAGAAGTATGGTGGAGGGGTGTTCCCCATCCTTTATATCTGGGCTATTGGACTGTTGGCTGCTGGACAGAGTAGCACtataactggcacatatgctGGGCAATTTATTATGGGAGGTTTTCTACACATGAGGTTGAAAAAATGGCAGAGAGCGTTAATAACAAGAAGTTGTGCTATCATCCCAACTCTGATCGTTGCTCTTGCTTTTGACACCTCCGAGAAATCATTAGATGTTCTCAACGAGTGGCTTAATGTTCTTCAGTCTGTTCAAATCCCTTTCGCCCTGATCCCCCTTCTTTGTCTTGTATCCAAAGAAGAAATCATGGGTGTTTTCAAAATTGGCTCTACTCTAAAGGTATGTTCTTATCTTCAAAAGTTCTGCCCGATGAGCTGCTTTCACAAGTCAGCATTAGATCTATTTCTTATTCTTTTCGTCTTGAATTTGGAGTTTATCCACAAAAATGAGAAACATCATTTCATAAAAAGTCATCATTTTTACGACAGTTGGGGATCAATAACTTATATTATACTCTAATTGTTTGTGAGGGATATTCTTAAAAGATAAGGAGTGTTATTTATTAAGCTTCAGTGTTAAAGGGGATTGTAATCTAGATGCAGGGAGAAGTATTGATATTAGAGGTGGCGTTTTTTTTTCCACTCTccatttctcttttaaaaggatGCAGTTCTCCCACAGTTTATATGAAATCCAAAATACTCTTGACCTTGACTGAATCTGCTGGTACATTTTGTTGATTGTGTGGCCTTCTTCTTTCTGTTATTTGTGATTCACATCATTTTAGATTCTTACTTGTCCGGGAAGAAGAAATCTCCTGCATTTTATCCTGTCTTGATCACTTGATTATTGAACCGATAAACTCAAAGAAACTGCTATAGGCATAGTTATGTAGATTGGCAACCCTTGCCTATTCATTTTATCAGCTTTcagaataagagagaaaatatTAATCTATGCCCAGGGGCATATCACACACTCACATGTTTCATGAGACATATAGTCAGTCCATCAGGGCTTTTCATTGTCTCTTAGAACAGATATTTTTGTTAGGGGGATGTAGTTTCACTTTGATCTTATTCTTGCATGCTTGATGGTTCTCATACTGCTTACATcttatttcttttgtttctgttTAGGTGATATCGTGGCTTGTGGCTGCGCTGGTGATAATGATTAATGGCTATCTTTTGATGGACTCCTTATCTTCTGCAGTCAGTGGGGTGTTGTTTACATCTGTTGTATTTGCATTTACTGGTGGATACGTTGCTTTTATTGTATACCTCATTTTACGGGGAATTACCTTCCCCGATTGGTTTGTAAAAAACAAGAGTATCACCAGCATAGAGAATTGATAATGTTATTAGCAGAAAGCTTAGATCACGTTGTTTGTGCTCTTTTAGTCTGAGCTTCAATATTTGGTTGTACTAGGTTTCATACTAGCTAGTGCTTGCTATGTTAACATTTAGAGCTCTCCCCATTTCCTTCCAATGTGAAGAGCAATTGGATATATGTGTATCATTGATCAATGGTTACATTTTACCTTCTAACAAGGAAAAGCAATAGCAGATTTTAGTACGTCTCGGCTTAGACTACTATGTTGTGTGTGTTGGAGTTCATCAGCGGAGCGTCCTGTAATTACATTCCATGCTTTAGTGGATGTGGTCACTGATGAAGAAAGATGAGGAAACTTTGGTCAATGACGGAAAAAAAGGAGTGGTTTGACTCAAAAGGTGGAACGGGAAGAAATAAGGAACTACATGTGGTACCTATATGTATTGGGAACTTGAATGTTGCTcagaaaacaacaacaataacccagtgaGATCTTATAGGTGGGGTTtgaggaggatagtgtgtacccaaatcttacccctactccggaggagtagagaggttattttcgGAAGACCCTCGGCACAAGAAAAGAAAGAGACAGTGTATCAGTAACAGCAAAGGAATCTAGAAAGATAACACCAGCAATGCAATAACTAAAAAATAGAGAGCAAAGTAATAACACTAAGCAGTAACAAAGGAACACGTAAGGGAATAATATGTACACAAAGGGCCATTAAACATACTACAGCCTAACTTACGACCCTAATGAAGTATTAAGAACATAACCGGAACCATTAGCAGCCTCAAACAAAACACTAACATACTAGTCTCCTATCTCcgaacctacaaccctaatggcCGATCTCTacaacttcctatcaagggtcatgtcctagAAAATCTGCATCCgcaccatgtcctgcctgatcacctctccccaatatttcttaggccgccctctacctcttctcatacccGTCAAGGCCAGCcgttcacacctccttaccggcgCATCTAGGATTCTCCTCttcacgtgcccgaaccatctaagcctagcttcccgcatcttgtcttcCATGAGAGCCACACCCATCCTCACCCGAATATctgcattcctaatcttatctagcCTAGTGTGCCcccacatccatctcaacatcctcatctctacaACTTTCACCTTCTGAGTATGAGAATTTTTGACTGGCCAACACACTGcaccatacaacatggccggccTAACCATAGCTCTATAGAACTTTCCTTTAAGTTCTGAGGCCCCTTTCTGTCATACAGGACACCAAACgctagcctccatttcatccaccccactcaTATACGGTaagtgacatcctcgtcaatatCCTCATCCCCATGTATAATTGACCCAGGTACTTGAAGCTCCctttcttggggatgacttgagagtcaagcctcacgtcCATGTCCACTTCACCCGGCAGTCTtagtcctgctcagcttgaaacctttggactcaagggtCCATCTCAAAACCTTCAACCTCTCGTTAACATGCCCCACGTCTTATCATTCAGGACTATATCatcagcgaataacatacaccatgacacCTCTCCTTGAATATGGTTTCAAGCGAATATTATCAGGATTATTCTCATGAATTATCTGAACAACAACAAGTTCAAGAGCCACCACCACTTGAGGAGCCACGTGAAGGTCAACCCATTTTACCAGAACCCACTAAAGAAATGTCTGAACTATTGGGAGTAAGAAAATCCTCAATAGTtcgaaaaataataatttttaatgaCTATGTTGTATATCTCCAAGAGTCTAATTATGATATTGGACTAAAAAATTATCCATGCTCATTTTCACAAGCCGGACTAACTGAATAGCTTGAGAGGCTTAGCTTGCAATTGGGCTGTTAAATTTACTAACAAAAGTGTAATCCGTTTAGCCCGTCAAAATTAAATGAGTTGGACTAAAAATGTATTCATTTGTGAGGTACCTTAGCTTGCTTATAAATGATGCACAAGAAAACTTAGtgaaaaaagattttatttttgtgcattttgttaTGTATAATTCTCTTTCAACATTTTTACGCATTTTAATTTCTTGACAACTTTGTGGGCCACATGTTTGCGAAGCCTTCCCTTCATTGAGGCTGAATACGGATCATAAGAACTATCATTCTTTGCATCTGTCTTTCTTCTCCATTTCTTACTTCTGGAAAAGTAGGAATTAAAATCTTTAATTTAGTGGAACTAGAAGACAAGAAAGGATAGGAAGAGTGTGAAGCAAAAAGAATGCAGTGAGAAGCATGATCCAAGTCCTCTAGTTTTCTTATCCGTCTTTATCTTCTTTCTCcagtttttttctttccttttctataAAACGCCAAGgacagaaaaaacaaaaaaaaaatacaaaactctTCTAAACTAAAATCACACAAGTCTGAAAAAATCGACTTAGCTTAGTTCTTTCTTAAACTTAGTTCAATGGTAGATATATATGAATTCAactaaaacaatgctaaaatctaCATGATCCGCCATCGATGGAAGGAATGATGAACTCGAAGCTTCTTCTATGGAGCTAGTCGAGCAGCACAATGAATGAGATGATGATGAGAGGATTTTGAGAAAATGATAATTGCTGCTTCTccttatggatatatatatatatatatatatatatatatatatatatatatatatatatatgtatgtatatatatatatatatatgtatgtatgtatatatatatatataactcgaCTAATGAAGCATAACTAACTGACAGGCTGGCTCCTTTAAATTACAGATGTCATGGAGcaaactaactaactaactatcTGCAATGTTATTTCATAATACTGCCCCTCAAACTGCAGGGTGTAGAATGTTAAGCACACCAAGCTTTCCTAATAGACGATTGTGTTGAGCTTGACTCAGCCCTTTGGCAAGTAAATCTGCCAACTGGTCTTTAGTATTCACATAGATTCTTTTCACAATTCCATCCTTAATCTTGTCTATGATGAAGTGATAATCTATCTCGATATGTTTAGTACATTCATGGAAAATAGGACTAGCTGCAATCTGCATAGCGGACTTGCTGTCACTCAAAATTGTAACAGGAACCTTAATAGAAACTCCCAATTCTTTAAATAATCCTAGCAGCGCATCAGTTGAGGCCATGTTTCTGTACTCAGCCTCTATTGAACTTCTAGACAATgtctgctattttttttttttatttccatgtGATCAAAGACTCACCAAATTTGATCACATAACCTGTGACAGACCTCCTTGTTTTAGGGCAGGCTGCCCAGTATGAATCACACTAGCAAGTTAACTCTTCAGTAGTGACTTCTGACCTCAACCATATTCCTTGGCCAGGAGATCCTTTCATATACCTAACTACCCTCAATGCAACATCCCAATGAGATCTTTTAGGTTGCTGCATGAATTGACATGTTTTGATGGCATAACTAATGTCTGGTCTAGTAGTAGTGACATACATCAGTTTACCAATCAATCTTTGGTACAATCTAACATCCTATAGAACTGTATCTTCTTTAAGTCCAGTTGTAACATCAAACTGCACTGTGGTGAGCTTTATGTTTGTTTCTAAAGGAGTAGCAGCTATCTTGGCTCCACTAAGTCCCATACTACAAATGAACTCTAGAACATACTTTCTTTGATTTAGAATTACTCATGTGCTGGATCTTAGTACTTCAATGCCTAGGAAATATTTGAGTTTACCTAGGTCCTTCGGCTTGAATTTCTGATTTAAAACATGTTTTGCCTCAGCTATCAGTGCTTAATTATTACCTGTTATCagtaaatcatcaacatacaccagGATAATAACCAGACCTTCATCATTTCTCAAGGTAAACAAGGAAAAATTGTGATTACTCTGCTAAAAACCTCCCTCAGTTAAAGCATCAGATAGCTTGATGTTCCACTGTTTTAAGGCTTGCTTGAGTCCATACAAGGACTTGAGTGGCTTGCAGATCTTCTGCTCCCCCTATCTTCTGAAACCTTCAGGCATATCCA
Proteins encoded in this region:
- the LOC107792619 gene encoding metal transporter Nramp3.1 gives rise to the protein MPPHDDEQQQLLANRLLEETAYDYSDKVHIIGVDEHDGEDFTQVPPFSWKKLWLFTGPGFLMSIAFLDPGNLEGDLQAGAIAGYSLLWLLFWATAIGLLIQLLSARLGVATSRHLAELCRDEYPTWARLLLWIMAELALIGADIQEVIGSAIAIKILSRGFLPLWSGVVITALDCFIFLFLENYGVRKLEALFAALIAVMAFSFAWMFGETKPNGVELLVGIVVPKLSSKTIKQAVGIVGCVIMPHNVFLHSALVQSREIDHHRVGRVREALKYYSIESTAALTISFIINLFVTTVFAKSFYGSEIANSIGLENAGQYLQEKYGGGVFPILYIWAIGLLAAGQSSTITGTYAGQFIMGGFLHMRLKKWQRALITRSCAIIPTLIVALAFDTSEKSLDVLNEWLNVLQSVQIPFALIPLLCLVSKEEIMGVFKIGSTLKVISWLVAALVIMINGYLLMDSLSSAVSGVLFTSVVFAFTGGYVAFIVYLILRGITFPDWFVKNKSITSIEN